One genomic segment of Kocuria rhizophila DC2201 includes these proteins:
- a CDS encoding succinate dehydrogenase/fumarate reductase iron-sulfur subunit yields MLLTVHVWRQPDADTPGGFETVHPVQAREDMSVLELLDSVNETLERQGEEPVSFDDGCREGICGKCGVTVDGVPHGPDRNRASCMQSLNAYRDGDEIFVEPMRAGALPVKKDLAVDKKSLRRVSKEAKFPLAMKALNTAGCISCGACIAACPNGSGQLFVGTMLKHLPPLAKNPEERDERAAKVLDAADQEFGPCSLLGDCTEVCPAGLPLENLTSVARENLHRSFPDRYPAPGDPQD; encoded by the coding sequence ATGCTGCTGACCGTTCATGTGTGGCGCCAGCCGGACGCCGACACCCCCGGGGGCTTCGAGACCGTCCACCCCGTCCAGGCGCGCGAGGACATGAGCGTCCTCGAGCTGCTGGACTCCGTCAACGAGACGCTTGAGCGCCAGGGTGAAGAGCCGGTGAGCTTCGACGACGGCTGTCGCGAGGGCATCTGCGGCAAGTGCGGCGTGACCGTGGACGGTGTCCCGCACGGCCCGGACCGCAACAGGGCCTCGTGCATGCAGTCCCTGAACGCATACCGGGACGGGGACGAGATCTTCGTCGAGCCCATGCGCGCGGGGGCGCTGCCGGTCAAGAAGGACCTGGCCGTGGACAAGAAGTCCCTGCGTCGGGTGTCCAAGGAGGCCAAGTTCCCGCTGGCCATGAAGGCGCTGAACACTGCGGGCTGCATCAGCTGCGGGGCGTGCATCGCCGCGTGCCCCAACGGTTCCGGGCAGCTGTTCGTGGGGACCATGCTCAAGCACCTGCCGCCGCTGGCCAAGAACCCCGAGGAGCGCGACGAGCGCGCCGCCAAGGTGCTGGACGCCGCGGACCAGGAGTTCGGGCCGTGCTCCCTGCTGGGCGACTGCACGGAGGTGTGCCCGGCGGGGCTGCCGCTGGAGAACCTCACGTCGGTGGCCCGGGAGAACCTGCACCGTAGCTTCCCGGACCGGTACCCGGCGCCCGGGGACCCGCAGGACTGA
- a CDS encoding alanine/glycine:cation symporter family protein has product MEALTELVGTVGEYVWYVVFAVLIGVGLYLTVRTKAIQLRGIPEMFRVLTDPAGEEDGRKGISSFRAFTVSAAARVGTGNIAGVAIAITLGGPGAVFWMWIIAAIGAASAFVESLLGQLYKVKTSDGYVGGPAYYMERGLNKRWMGVLFAVIITVTYGFVFNSVQSNSIVDAVAGSFSVDVTEGQNIWLRVVLGLALVVITALVIFGGIRSISAVTQILVPVMAVLYLVLGLLVVVLNITEIPAMFGMIIQGAFGIREFITGGLIGVIIQGMKRGLFSNEAGMGSAPNAGATASISHPAKQGFVQSLGVFFDTMLVCSITAFIVLLSNPTYGDQRQGASLTQTALGMQLGDWAVHFLTVAIFLFGWSSVIGNYYYGESNIRFMTRSRVTMGVYRFAVLVCVFMGAVLALDLVWSLADLFMAFMATLNLIALVMLAGVAAKVLQNYMDQRKAGVEPVFKAGDVPGLHGLSAWDGTDTVTLPIFWEQRTQEKNAARG; this is encoded by the coding sequence ATGGAAGCACTGACCGAACTCGTCGGAACGGTGGGCGAGTACGTCTGGTACGTCGTCTTCGCCGTCCTCATCGGCGTGGGCCTGTACCTGACCGTCCGCACCAAGGCCATCCAGCTGCGCGGCATCCCCGAGATGTTCCGGGTGCTCACCGATCCGGCCGGTGAGGAGGACGGGCGCAAGGGCATCTCCTCGTTCCGTGCGTTCACGGTCTCCGCCGCGGCCCGCGTGGGCACGGGCAACATCGCCGGTGTGGCCATCGCCATCACTCTGGGCGGCCCGGGTGCGGTGTTCTGGATGTGGATCATCGCCGCGATCGGCGCGGCCAGCGCGTTCGTGGAGTCCCTGCTGGGCCAGCTCTACAAGGTCAAGACGTCGGACGGCTACGTGGGCGGCCCGGCGTACTACATGGAGCGCGGGCTCAACAAGCGCTGGATGGGCGTGCTCTTCGCGGTCATCATCACCGTGACCTACGGCTTCGTGTTCAACTCCGTGCAGTCCAACTCGATCGTGGACGCCGTGGCCGGCTCCTTCAGCGTGGACGTCACCGAGGGCCAGAACATATGGCTGCGCGTGGTGCTGGGCCTGGCGCTGGTGGTCATCACCGCCCTGGTGATCTTCGGCGGCATCCGCTCCATCTCCGCGGTGACCCAGATCCTCGTGCCCGTGATGGCCGTGCTGTACCTGGTGCTGGGGCTGCTCGTGGTGGTCCTGAACATCACCGAGATCCCCGCCATGTTCGGCATGATCATCCAGGGGGCCTTCGGCATCCGCGAGTTCATCACGGGCGGTCTGATCGGCGTGATCATCCAGGGCATGAAGCGCGGCCTGTTCTCCAACGAGGCCGGCATGGGCTCCGCCCCGAACGCCGGCGCCACCGCGTCCATCTCCCACCCGGCCAAGCAGGGCTTCGTGCAGTCCCTGGGCGTCTTCTTCGACACCATGCTGGTGTGCTCCATCACCGCGTTCATCGTGCTGCTGTCCAACCCCACCTACGGTGACCAGCGCCAGGGCGCGTCCCTCACGCAGACCGCGCTGGGCATGCAGCTCGGCGACTGGGCCGTGCACTTCCTGACCGTGGCGATCTTCCTCTTCGGCTGGTCCTCGGTGATCGGCAACTACTACTACGGCGAGTCCAACATCCGCTTCATGACGCGCTCCCGCGTGACCATGGGCGTCTACCGCTTCGCCGTGCTGGTGTGCGTGTTCATGGGCGCGGTGCTGGCCCTGGACCTCGTGTGGTCGCTCGCGGACCTGTTCATGGCGTTCATGGCCACGCTGAACCTGATTGCGCTGGTCATGCTCGCGGGGGTCGCGGCCAAGGTGCTGCAGAACTACATGGACCAGCGCAAGGCCGGCGTGGAGCCCGTGTTCAAGGCGGGCGACGTCCCCGGCCTCCACGGCCTGTCCGCGTGGGACGGCACGGACACCGTGACCCTGCCGATCTTCTGGGAGCAGCGCACGCAGGAGAAGAACGCCGCCCGCGGCTGA
- a CDS encoding YkvI family membrane protein, which yields MSAKKTLQVALAFIGLMVGAGFATGQEVIQYFVSFGLWGLAGAVMAGILMITAGAVIINIGSYFLADEHLRVFRSVSAPVVSRFLDISVSLTLLAMGIVMLAGAGSTLEQQFGLPAWIGSAIMVAIVMLTGLLDVNKVTNIISGVTPVIFVAVIVAFVYTLMQLPVDLGAMSDLAVQADSPVSPWWLSAINYTCMALMLGVSMSLMIGGNTLDPRDAGRGGLLGGVVYTILLVMNAFALLVNFNAVGDADVPMLKLFESMHPVASLAMVLVTFLMIYNTTISMFYALGRRMTVNHRKRYVPVFLGICALGYVISLVGFGTLMSVVYPVIGYVGMILVVVMFVWWFRNRKAIGVEAGRRTRIRALMTKRGDESKEFTEYNENQLRDATEESPADNEALTGAMEVQVKRELGEDKSSS from the coding sequence GTGTCCGCCAAGAAAACCCTCCAAGTCGCCCTGGCCTTCATCGGCCTCATGGTGGGCGCCGGCTTCGCCACGGGACAGGAAGTCATCCAGTACTTCGTCTCGTTCGGTCTCTGGGGGCTCGCGGGAGCCGTCATGGCGGGCATCCTGATGATCACGGCGGGAGCGGTGATCATCAACATCGGCAGCTACTTCCTGGCCGACGAGCACCTGAGGGTGTTCCGCTCCGTCTCCGCCCCCGTGGTCTCCCGCTTCCTGGACATCTCCGTGTCCCTCACCCTGCTGGCCATGGGCATCGTGATGCTCGCCGGCGCGGGCTCCACCCTGGAGCAGCAGTTCGGGCTCCCGGCGTGGATCGGCTCCGCGATCATGGTGGCCATCGTGATGCTCACCGGTCTGCTGGACGTCAACAAGGTCACCAACATCATCTCCGGCGTGACCCCGGTGATCTTCGTGGCCGTGATCGTGGCGTTCGTCTACACCCTCATGCAGCTGCCCGTGGACCTCGGCGCCATGAGCGATCTGGCCGTGCAGGCCGACTCCCCCGTGAGCCCGTGGTGGCTCTCCGCGATCAACTACACCTGCATGGCGCTGATGCTGGGCGTGTCCATGTCCCTGATGATCGGCGGCAACACCCTGGACCCGCGCGACGCCGGGCGCGGCGGCCTGCTGGGCGGCGTGGTCTACACGATCCTGCTGGTGATGAACGCGTTCGCGCTGCTCGTGAACTTCAACGCCGTGGGGGACGCGGACGTCCCCATGCTCAAGCTCTTCGAGAGCATGCACCCGGTGGCCTCCCTGGCCATGGTGCTCGTGACCTTCCTGATGATCTACAACACCACCATCAGCATGTTCTACGCGCTGGGCCGCCGCATGACAGTCAACCACCGCAAGCGCTACGTCCCCGTGTTCCTGGGCATCTGCGCCCTGGGCTACGTGATCAGCCTGGTGGGCTTCGGCACGCTGATGAGCGTGGTCTACCCGGTGATCGGCTACGTGGGCATGATCCTGGTGGTCGTCATGTTCGTGTGGTGGTTCCGCAACCGCAAGGCCATCGGTGTCGAGGCCGGGCGCCGTACCCGCATCCGCGCCCTCATGACCAAGCGTGGTGACGAGAGCAAGGAGTTCACCGAGTACAACGAGAACCAGCTGCGCGACGCCACCGAGGAGTCCCCCGCGGACAACGAGGCCCTCACCGGCGCCATGGAGGTCCAGGTCAAGCGCGAGCTCGGCGAGGACAAGTCCTCCTCCTGA